The genomic region ggagggtggagggttgagagagaggagagatggagggtgggggttgagagagagaggagagatagagggtgggggttaagagagagaggagagatggagggttggggttgagagagagagagagatggagggtggggttgtgagagagagatggagggtgggggttgagagacagaggagagatggagggtgggggttgagagagagagatgagagatggagggtgggggttgagagagagaggagagatggagggtgtgtggggttgagagagagaggagagatggagggtggggttgagagagagaagagagatggagagtgggtggggttgagagagagaggagagatggagggtgggggttgagagagagaggagagatggagggtgggggTTGAGTGTAGAAAaataaggagaggaggaggtcagaggtTGCTGCTCCCACACAGGACGTGAGggccctcctcttccccctcccccccctgcaGGACCCCAGCCCTCTCCTCTGATACTAGTCTCACCCCAGGACACATATCAACCTTGGCAAACCTTTGTTTAACAACACTAATCTTTTCGTGGACAGACTCCGTAAAGACTAAgagattttagttctgggttaaccgagATTATTACAACACTAAGCCCCACAGACAGTCTCACAATAACAGCAATGGGAACActgacaataaaaaataaaacattcacaTCTGTTCAAAACTTCACACACAAAAACCACAGACAAGCCAGGTGATACGAGAGATTagtcatcaatcaatcaatgcatTTATTGATTACTCATTTGTTTACTGGATGCTTGAAAAGGCCAACTTTAATATCTTTCTCCATCCACTCTTTGATGTGTGATATGGGTGTTCCTGTAGGTCTTCCAGTCTCCTGCAGAGCTGCATCACTGGAACCTGTCACGTCAGCAGAAGAAATACACGCTGTTGCAGGGTGAAAAACAACATCCGAACTCATTTCAAATACATTCTGTTTTCATTAAACATCAATAATGATCATCAATCGACAGTGACATCTTGAGGTGAACCCTGTTCTTTCCTTCACATCCCATCGAAGCCCTGGTCCCGAGTGGCTCATCAATCTGTGACTGAGCTGAACTCCCTCCTTCGGAGGACTTCAAGGTTCAACACTTCACCATTACACTTGATTAAAAGTCAATGTTGTATTTACAGGTAGCTAATACAACTTCATTCTTGATGAATTATCACATGTTCACCTACAAAAACTATCTGCAACGTATATTTTATGTAGCTATTGTCTCCagcgctctctggtatcctcacaaTGTGTAGATAGTGTATTTAGATTGGGTATTCATGCACCAAGAGTAAATGGAGAGATATATGCCATTCCAAGATAAACATGGTTTAGTTCAATGACCCAATGAAAAGAGTCCCACAGGTAGAtcccctggtcccagatctgtttgttctctAGCCAAGTACGTCGCTGTCCTTGTCCAGACAACATGTTGAGTCCCGAGGTTTTgacatgatagcacaaacagactgctCTGTCTATGACTTTGAGAGTGGTGACATTTCttcaggcccatccctcagccttTCAGTTATTGTTTCAACTAAGGATTGTAGCTTTAAAGAGTATTTCTAAAGAGGGAATTCATTTTCCTTTCTTCCACTGAGTCTGATCCTTCCTTATTttcctgttcaaatcaaatcacatgttattggtcacatacacatatttagctgtTGTGATTGGTCCATAAACATATTTAGCTGATGtgattggtccatacacatatttagctgaTGTGATTGGTCTATAAACATATTTAGCTGATGTGATTGGTCCATAAACATATTTAGCTGATGTGATTGGTCTATAAACATATTTAGCTGATGTGATTGGTCCATAAACATATTTAGCTGATGTgattgcaggtgtagtgaaattcATGACAGATTAGTGTTTTGGTCAACGAGCCACAAATACAACCAGAGTCTTAtcatttacatttcagtcattttcccagacactctaatccagagAGACGTACAATAGTGAGTGGAAACATTTCTGTGCTGGTCCTCTGTGGGATTCAAACctacaaccctggcattgcaagcaccatgctctaccaaatgAGCCACACGGGACTATCCAATAGTTTTTACAtgtttggcaagacagcacagTCTGGCACACAGGCTAATATCTCCCCAGGCATTTCAATTATTTTGAGGTGGGCCCGCAATGAAATACAGAGTGGGCACTTATTTTGTAGTACTAAAATAACTATTTCAAAATGGACAATAATTAGTCTGGTTGCAAAATGAAAAGAGAGCTGTGTGAGAGGTGGGACTACACACCCGACAGACACGAGTTGTTCCTGCCACAACCAGCAGCTGGATCGAGACACGCAAACCTCTCCTGTCATCACATGTTCAACCCAGACAATGTGTGGTACCCTACTGAGTACAGGGAATGCATTCAGGTTGCATCATGTGTCTTTCTAACGTTGCTTCAGTATACACCCTCAAAATGAACCACTCAGCAATAGATAGACCAACGATGATATAAATGCTAAAGATGATCTTTGTGTTTTCACataaagaggggaagagagaaagtgagcgaaagtaagagagagaaagagtgagagagaacgaaagagagagagaggaagagagagagagaaaaagtgagagagaaagagtgagagagaacgaaagagagagagagaacgaaagagagagagaggaagagaatgaaagagagagagagaacgaaagagagagagaggaagagaatgaaagagagaacgagagaacgaaagagagagagaggaagagaatgaaagagagaacgagagagagaaatgtagagagagagaaaggaagagtgagagagagacagagtgagagagaacgaaagagaaggagagagagagagccacagagaaagagcaagagagagggtggagctccTGCTCTGGCCCAATGCCTCGGTCTAGAAAGTTGACAGAGGGAGTagaatggagaggagggggagaggagggggcggTACTATAGTggacccctcttctcttctctgggTCTGACAGCTGGTAACACCCCCTCCCTGATGACAGACTAGAGCTGGATTCCCTCAATGAAAAAGCCTTTGATTGCTGGCAGGGCCTCTTCAGGTCTGGCTGAATGGCTGTCAGTCCTGTCAGGGTGATGGACGGGCGGCTAGTTCACCCCTGATCGTAACAAGCCCCCTCGAGCTGAGCGCTAACTCTCAGGGAGCAGGACCTCTGCCTGTCaaaactctactctctctactccaaCAGATGGGATCAACCAAGTAACAacaagatggagaggaagagagagtttgACTGAGAGTTTGGGCGACAATTAGGTTGCAGTATGAAGGGGGGATGTAGGAAAGTAGATTAACATTTTTGCCTGATGAAGTAGATTCATTAAATATATTAAAACAAACAACAAGAACAAATAAAATATTCcatttgaaatacatttgaaTGGGTATTACTATTTCATGTTTTTCTGTGTATTTCTGAGTTTATTTTCTAAGTTTATTTTACTGCTCGAACTCAAAGGTTTGATGTTGTTTTTCTATGCTGGAATCCGTAATGGTGAAACTGTCAGTTTGGgacattacaacaacaaagaagttactgcaaacaaccAACACTGTTTTTTCCCCATCAGACATTTCACGCTCGATAGGAGAGCACAATATGTAGTGCGATTTAATTTACCTTGATGCACAACGCGCCTCAGCACGGCAACACAAACAATAACAACGGTGTTGGGGCGGCCTGTGGCGGCCTGTGGGGGCCTGTGGGGGCCTGTGGCGGCCTGTGGGGGCCTGTGGGGGCCTGTGGCGGCCTGTGGCGGCCTGTGGCGGCCCGTGGGGGCCTGTGGGGGCCTGTGGCGGCCTGTGGGGGCCTGTGGGGGCCTGTGGGGGCCTGTGGGGGCCTGTGGCGGCCTGTGGGGGCCTGTGGGGGCCTGTGGCGGCCTGTGGGGGCCTGTGGGGGCCTGTGGCGGTCTGTGGGGGCCTGTGGGGGCCTGTGGGGGCCTGTGGCGGCCTGTGGGGGCCTGTGGCGGCCTGTGGGGGCCTGTGGCGGCCTGTGGGGGCCTGTGGGGGCCTGTGGGGGCCCGTGGCGGCCCGTGGCGGCCCGTGGGGGCCCGTGGTGGCCTGTGGGGGCCTGTGGGGGCCCGTGGCGGCCTGTGGGGGCCCGGGGGCCTGCGGTGGGGGCCCCGTGGTGGCCCGTGGGGCCCGTGGCGGCCTGTGGTGGCCCGTGGCGGCCCGTGGAGGCCCGTGGGGGCCCGTGGCGGTCTGTGGCGGCCTGTGGCGGCCTGTGGTGGCCTGTGGGGGCCTGTGGCGGCCTGTGGCGGCCTGTGGGGGCCTGTGGCGGCCTGTGGCGGCCTGTGGCGGCCTGTGGGGGCCTGTGGGGGCCTGTGGTGGCCTGTGGCGGCCTGTGGTGGCCTGTGGCGGCCTGTGGGGGCCTGTGGGGGCCTGTGGTGGCGGCCCGTGGCGGCCCGTGGTGGCCTGTGGGGGCCTGTGGCGGCCTGTGGCGGTCTGTGGGGGCCTGTGGGGGCCTGTGGTGGCCTGTGGCGGCCTGTGGTGGCCTGTGGCGGTCTGTGGGGGCCTGTGGGGGCCTGTGGGGGCCTTTGGCGGTCTGTGGGGGCCTGTGGGGGCCTGTGGGGGCCCGTGGGGGCCCGTGGCAGCCCGTGGGGGCACGTGGGGGCCCGTGGCGGCCCGTGGCGGCCCGTGGGGGCCCGTGGGGGCCCTTGGGGGCCTGTGGCGGCCTGTGGGGCCTGTGGGGGCCTGTGGCGGCCTGTGGTGGCCTGTGGTGGCCCGTGGCGCTGTTTCCCCCTACTGGTGATTCCAGTTTTAAAGGTCACGCTGAACAGAACCATAACATAACATGTCATAACAGTCATAACATGATGGAAAGGAGCTCAACAAGCAACAAACTAAAATGAACCTAAACCTTCTGGCTTTCATTACCAGTATAATACCTAACTAGCTGTCTGGGAGATGCAGTGGTACACTTGGGTTCTCTGGCCTTGAACACCATGATAAATACTTAATGAGTTTAGAGAAGACTCTGAAaagggtcccaaatggcaccctatcctctatatagtgcactacgttttgaccagggcccatagggaactatatagggaatagggtgccatttgtaaatttaaaaaaatcctaaaaacaAAATGATATACTCTTATGTTTAACCAATACCAGTTATTGTACATTttatattgtagatatgtagtggtgtaataatgctATATCTTTAACTGTTTCATTATTAGTTTGATATGTAATGTAAGTGCCTtcatgtgtttggaccccaggaagagtgacCATATTTACACAGTCAAGAGGGAACTCTTAAAACACCCTGAACTGACTGACAAACACTCACTGCAAGGCTGTAGACGCTGCAATAAATATAACTTCCTGCATGTTCAATGTTTTCTTCTGATTGTCAGAATGTTCACTATTGTGGTAGAAACTCAAATTCAGTACACAACGTCTCACGACAGAACTCTGTTCTCCTCAGAATCATCTTTAAACCATTAAACACAAGATATTTACAACAATTCATATCCATGacaagaacttgttctcaaacaATCAGCGACTGTCTGACACTGATTTATAACACTGCTATATTCTCACTGCTATATTCTCACTGCTATATTCTCACTGCTATATTCTCACTGGTATATTCTCACTGCTATACTCTCACTGCTATATTCTCACTGCTATATTCTCACTGCTATACTCTCACTGCTATATTCTCACTGCTATATTCTCACTGCTATATTCTCACTGCTATATTCTCACTGCTATATTCTCACTGCTATACACTCACTGCTATATTCTCACTGCTATATTCTCACTGCTATATATTCACTGCTATATTCTCACTGCTATATTCTCACTGCTATATTCTCACTGCTATATTCTCCTGGCAATCTTCATAGCAGCCCTGCTTTTGAATCTCCAATGATATAACACTTCTACAGCATTTGATAGACGCACAATGATTAATATATTAGATTTATGGTATTGTATCGCCCCTAGGGACCGAGGCACTGGACGAACACCTGATTTAAACTCACACTAGAGTTATTAAGGAGGATGTATTAGAAAGCATAATTGTATAGTTCACACTAAAAGGAAAGTCATTGgtcctgtcccaaatggcacctaattTTCCTAAATAGTggactgcttttgaccagggcccatagagctctggtcaaaagtagtgcactatgtagggcatagggtgccatgtgggaggCAGTTATTCTATCTGTTTCCTGTGCTGACTCAGGTCTGATTCCCCACAAGACTCAggactactacagtatactacacctGGGTTCAAATTGGTTTTCTTTCAAATATTTTGGAGCCCTGAGGTCTCTACACAGCAGCACACTCAGTAtgtaagtcacacacacacacacacacacacacacacacacacacacacacacacacacacacacacacacacacacacacacacacacacacacacacacacacacacacacagtgctgtgggGCAGTGTAGCAGAGGCCATGCAGGTCATTCCCCCACACCAAACTGAGAGGTCCCTGTACACTGAGAGGCAGAGGGGAGCTCTGTTAACATTACAAACATGGTCAGTCAACAAGACTAGGTTTACACTCCGTGACTGGCAGTGTTAAATACACACAAACTGCAACTCCCTGGCCAACAAAAACTCTGAGGTGTACCTCTACTATCTTATTTACTTAGCCCTCGGTACCCCCACATGAAACAGCAGCAGTCATAGCAGATCTGTATACAGTGGACTCCTTTAGACTGGAgagcaggtctgtgtgtgtgtgtgtgtgtgtgtgtgtgtgtgtgtgtgtgtgtgtgtgtgtgtgtgtgtgtgtgtgtgtgtgtgtgtgtgtgtgtgtgtgtgtgtgtgtgtgtgtgtgtgtgtgtgtgtgtgcgtgtgtgcgcgtgtgcgcacGTGGgcgcgtgcatgcgtgtgcgtgtgtgcgtgtgtgcgtgtgtgcgtgtgtgtgtgcgtgtgtgtgtgtttgcatgggcACACAGTCAGCTCTGGCCTCAGCACATCCCAGAATTCCTGCAACTGCCAAACAGGAAGTCTCTGTCCTGCCAAGCATCAATCACCTGTCAACTATTCCTCTGACTGGACAGTCACTAATAATTATATTAAACTAAACTGGAGTATGATATTGAAGCAGATCAGATTGTCTCACAAGACTAGTTAGTGGGGAAAGAGACACATGTGACTAAGGATAGAACTGTATTTCATTAGGGACCCCaatagctgttgccaaggcagcagctactcttcctggggtttattgtgggaCCCCaatagctgttgccaaggcagcagctactcttcctggggtttgttgtGGATCCCCaatagctgttgccaaggcagaagctactcttcctggggtttattgtggatccccaatagctgttatcaaggcagcagctactcttcctggggtttgttgtGGGACCCCaatagctgttgccaaggcagcagctactcttcctggggtttattgtggatccccaatAGCtgttgtcaaggcagcagctactcttcctggggtttattgtggatccccaatagctgttgccaaggcagcagctactcttcctggggtttattgtggatccccaatAGAtgttgtcaaggcagcagctactcttcctggggtttattgtggatccccaatAGCtgttgtcaaggcagcagctactcttcctggggtttattgtgggaCCCCAATAGCtgttgtcaaggcagcagctactcttcctggggtttattgtgggaACCCCaatagctgttgccaaggcagcagctactcttcctggggtttattgtggatccccaatAGCtgttgtcaaggcagcagctactcttcctggggtttattgtggaacCCCAATCGCtgttgtcaaggcagcagctactcttcctggggtttattatggaaccccattagctgttgtcaaggcagcagctactcttcctggggtttaattGTGGAACCCCAATAGCTGTtgtcaaggcagcagcaactcttcctggggtccaaacacgtaaaacaaaagataaaacagtacatcatataacagcattacaccactacatatcttcctagtggttagagcaggtagcctttAGAGCAGATAGccttggttagagcaggtagcctagaggttagagcaggtagcctagtgcttagagcagGTAGctgtggttagagcaggtagcatagtggttagagcaggtagcctagaggttagagcaggtagcatagtggttagagcaggtagcgctagtggttagagcaggtagcctagtggttagagcccaTAGTGGTTAGctgtggttagagcaggtagcaaGGGTTAGCAGCtagctcttcctggggtttatagTGGTTAGGATCCCCAATAGCTGTTGTCAAGgttagcagctactcttcctggggtttagcCTTGGTTAGAGAAGcccaggtagcatagtggttagagcaggtagctgTGGTTAGTCAAGGgttagcagctactcttcctggggtttagcAGGTTAGTGGTTAAccccagtggttagagcaggtagcctagtggttagagcaggtagcctagtggttagagcaggtagcatagtggttagagcaggtagcatagtggttagagcaggtagcataTTGTAGAACCCCTAGCTGGTTGTcaaggcagcctagtggttagagcaggtctTCCTAGGGGTTTAATAGTGTGGAtccaggtagcatagtggttagctGTTGTCAAGGGTatcatagtggttagagcaggtactCTTCCTAGGGGtttagcatagtggttagagcaggtagccaaTAGCTGTTGTCAAGGCAGCAgcatactcttcctggggtggttagagcaggtagcatagtggttagagcaggtagcctagtggttagagcaggtagaatagtggttagagcaggtagcctagtggttagagcaggtagcatagtggttagagcaggtagcatagtggttagctGCATagtgtcaaggcagcagctactcttcctggggtccaaacacgtAAAActgataaaacagtacatcatataacattatcaTTACAGGTAGAATACTTAGACatatagtggttagagcaggtagaatagtggttagagcaggtagcctagtggttagagcaggtagcatagtggttagagcaggtagcctagtggttagagcaggtagcctggttagagcaggtagaatagtggttagagcaggtggcatagtggttagagcaggtagaatagtggttagagcaggtagcatagtggttagagcaggtagcctagtggttagagcaggtagcctagtggttagagcaggtagcctagtggttagagcaggtagcatagtggttagagcaggtagcctagtggttagagcaggtagcatagtggttagagcaggtagcatagtggttagagcaggtagaatagtggttagagcaggtggcatagtggttagagcaggtagaatagtggttagagcaggtagcctagtggttagagcaggtagcatagtggttagagcaggtagcatagtggttagagcaggtagcataGCCTagaatagtggttagagcaggtagcatagtggttagagcaggtagcaggtagcatagtggttagagcaggtagcctagtggttagagcaggtagcatagtggttagagcaggtagcctagtggttagagcaggtagcatagtggttagagcaggtagcctagtggttagagcaggtagcctagtggttagagcaggtagcatagtggttagagcaggtagcctagtggttagagcaggtagaatagtggttagagcaggtagcctagtggttagagcaggtagcatagtggttagagcaggtagcatagtggttagagcaggtagcatagtggttagagcaggtagaatagtggttagagcaggtagcatagtggttagagcaggtagcctagtggttagagcaggtagcatagtggttagagcaggtagcctagtggttagagcaggtagcctagaggttagagcaggtagcctagtggttagagcaggtagcctagtggttagagcaggtagcctagtggttagagcaggtagcctagtggttagagcaggtagcctagtggttagagcaggtagcctagtggttagagcaggtagaaTAGTGGttacagcaggtagcctagtaaccgaaaagttgcaagatCGAATTCCCGACCTGACacggtaaaaatctgttgttctgcccccgaacaaggcagttaacccactgttcctaagccggcattgaataaa from Oncorhynchus masou masou isolate Uvic2021 chromosome 29, UVic_Omas_1.1, whole genome shotgun sequence harbors:
- the LOC135519815 gene encoding proline-rich protein 2-like encodes the protein MLKIFKRGNSATGHHRPPQAATGPHRPHRPPQAPKGPHGPPRAATGRHGPPRAPTGCHGPPRAPTGPHRPPQTAKGPHRPPQAPTDRHRPPQAATGHHRPPQAPTDRHRPPQAPTGHHGPPRAATTGPHRPPQAATGHHRPPQATTGPHRPPQAATGRHRPPQAPTGRHRPPQAPTGHHRPPQAATDRHGPPRASTGRHGPPQAATGPTGHHGAPTAGPRAPTGRHGPPQAPTGHHGPPRAATGRHGPPQAPTGPHRPPQAPTGRHRPPQAATGPHRPPQAPTDRHRPPQAPTGRHRPPQAPTGRHRPPQAPTGPHRPPQAATGPHRPPRAATGRHRPPQAPTGPHRPPQAPTGPHRPPQAAPTPLLLFVLPC